The following proteins are encoded in a genomic region of Amia ocellicauda isolate fAmiCal2 chromosome 6, fAmiCal2.hap1, whole genome shotgun sequence:
- the tomm22 gene encoding mitochondrial import receptor subunit TOM22 homolog: MAGIEKLSPASGPVETRPPEDEIEGDEEDEELDETLGERIWGLTEMFPDGLRSAAGVTLDCSFSLAKKMYSFTRSALWVGTTSFMILVLPVVFETERLQLEQQQLQQQRQILLGPNTGMSGGMPGMMPPAPGKM; this comes from the exons ATGGCCGGAATCGAGAAGCTGTCTCCCGCCTCGGGCCCCGTGGAGACGCGGCCCCCGGAAGACGAGATCGAGGGAGacgaggaggacgaggag CTGGACGAGACGCTGGGCGAGCGCATCTGGGGGCTGACGGAGATGTTCCCCGATGGACTGCGCTCAGCGGCCGGCGTCACGCTGGACTGCTCCTTCTCCCTCGCCAAGAAGATGTATAG ctTCACCCGCTCAGCGCTGTGGGTCGGAACCACCTCCTTCATGATCCTGGTGCTGCCCGTGGTCTTCGAGACGGAGCGACTGCAGCTTGAGCAGCAGCAACTGCAGCAGCAAAGACAG ATCCTGCTGGGACCGAACACAGGGATGTCGGGAGGGATGCCGGGAATGATGCCTCCTGCTCCCGGGAAGATGTGA
- the dmc1 gene encoding meiotic recombination protein DMC1/LIM15 homolog, protein MSMTRQAPNQRQQEWRDVLTVLANQRGSWVGGNRRSTARPRLVLFPPAVTGSQASGRTSARHRPALKRLHYYIEMKSVGDQVVEDESGLHDDEESFFQDIDLLQKHGINMADIKKLKTVGICTVKGIQMTTRRALCNIKGLSEAKVEKIKEAAGKILESGFVTAFEYSEKRKQVFHVTTGSLEFDKLLGGGVESMAITEAFGEFRTGKTQLSHTLCVTAQLPGESGYTGGKVIFIDTENTFRPDRLKDIADRFNVDHEAVLDNVLYARAYTSEHQMELLDFVAAKFHEEGGVFKLLIIDSIMALFRVDFSGRGELAERQQKLAQMLSRLQKISEEYNVAVFVTNQMTADPGAGMTFQADPKKPIGGHILAHASTTRISLRKGRGDLRIAKIFDSPDMPENEATFSITAGGVADAKE, encoded by the exons ATGTCAATGACAAGACAAGCACCCAATCAAAGGCAACAGGAATGGCGTGACGTATTGACAGTTCTAGCCAATCAGAGGGGCAGCTGGGTGGGTGGAAACCGCCGCTCGACGGCCCGGCCGAGGCTGGTCCTGTTCCCGCCAGCCGTCACCGGGTCTCAGGCAAGCGGTAGGACAAGCGCTCGTCACCGGCCGGCATTGAAGCGCCTACACTATTACA TCGAGATGAAGTCGGTGGGTGACCAGGTAGTTGAGGACGAATCCGGGTTACATGATGATGAG gaATCCTTTTTCCAAGACATCGACCTCCTGCAGAAGCATGGCATC AACATGGCCGACATCAAGAAGCTGAAGACCGTGGGCATCTGCACGGTGAAGGGCATCCAGATGACCACTCGCCGGGCGCTCTGCAACATCAAGGGGCTGTCTGAGGCCAAGGTGGAGAAGATCAAAGAGGCTGCTGGGAAAATCCTG GAGAGTGGCTTTGTGACGGCCTTCGAGTACAGTGAGAAGAGGAAGCAGGTGTTCCATGTCACCACAGGGAGTCTGGAGTTTGA CAAGCTGCTTGGAGGAGGGGTTGAGAGCATGGCCATCACTGAGGCTTTTGGAG AATTCCGCACAGGAAAGACTCAGCTGTCCCACACACTGTGCG TGACCGCGCAGCTCCCAGGTGAGAGCGGCTACACCGGCGGCAAAGTGATCTTCATCGACACAGAGAACACCTT CCGCCCGGACAGGCTGAAGGACATCGCTGACCGCTTCAATGTGGACCACGAGGCGGTGCTGGACAACGTGCTGTACGCCCGCGCCTACACCA gtGAGCATCAGATGGAGCTGCTGGATTTCGTGGCGGCAAAATTCCACGAAGAGGGAGGCGTCTTCAAACTGCTG aTCATCGATTCCATCATGGCTCTGTTCCGGGTAGATTTCTCTGGCCGGGGGGAGCTGGCCGAGCGGCAGCAGAAGCTGGCCCAGATGCTGTCCCGCCTGCAGAAGATCTCAGAAG AATACAATGTAGCCGTGTTTGTAACAAATCAGATGACAGCCGACCCTGGAGCAGGCATGAC GTTCCAAGCGGACCCGAAGAAGCCGATTGGCGGACACATCCTGGCCCACGCCTCCACCACGCGTATCAGTCTGCGGAAGGGGCGGGGCGACCTGCGCATCGCCAAGATCTTCGACAG CCCTGACATGCCCGAGAATGAGGCCACCTTCTCCATCACTGCGGGGGGGGTGGCAGACGCCAAAGAGTGa